A genomic region of Catalinimonas niigatensis contains the following coding sequences:
- a CDS encoding sensor histidine kinase, translated as MLVNARGVAFLLGISISIVTTAFLSLVEGVSTVALLVTLILSFSSSYILINISLEFMIFREINKIYNVLDKLKRKDLSFVGERERKRAFNPLKQINEEIFEYAANKQKEINDLKKMEEFRREFVANVSHELKTPIFAAQGFVHTLLDGAIDNKKVRYKFLKKAGKSLDGLDMLVQDLLTLSQMETGDIKMYYVHFDISHMVREVFEQFEGDAESKDIELILKNKPRQHPYVFADEQRIYQVLVNLISNAIKYTKKEGAVEVFFKNEKDGVEIFVKDYGRGIPPEDIDRIFERFYRVEKSRSKNKGGTGLGLAIVKHIIELHHSKIKVLSEVNKGSVFSFKLPKGNKEEVVVEDSFEAIEEE; from the coding sequence TTCTTATCACTGGTAGAGGGAGTTTCTACAGTTGCTCTGTTGGTAACTTTGATCCTTTCTTTTTCTTCTTCTTATATCTTGATCAATATCAGTCTGGAGTTTATGATCTTCAGGGAGATCAATAAAATTTACAATGTACTGGATAAACTCAAGCGCAAAGATTTATCTTTTGTGGGAGAAAGGGAGCGCAAGCGGGCTTTCAACCCTCTAAAGCAAATCAATGAGGAAATCTTTGAATATGCTGCCAACAAGCAGAAAGAGATCAACGATCTGAAGAAAATGGAAGAATTCCGGCGTGAGTTTGTAGCCAATGTATCTCACGAACTAAAGACACCTATATTTGCAGCCCAGGGATTTGTGCATACGCTACTGGATGGGGCCATTGATAACAAAAAAGTCCGCTATAAATTTCTCAAAAAGGCAGGTAAAAGTCTGGATGGCTTGGATATGCTGGTGCAAGATCTGCTCACGCTCTCTCAGATGGAAACCGGAGACATTAAAATGTATTATGTGCATTTTGATATTTCTCATATGGTAAGAGAAGTATTTGAGCAATTTGAGGGGGATGCTGAAAGCAAAGACATTGAGCTTATTCTAAAAAATAAGCCACGGCAACATCCTTATGTCTTTGCCGACGAACAAAGAATTTATCAGGTATTGGTCAATCTTATCAGCAATGCAATTAAGTACACCAAAAAAGAAGGGGCGGTAGAAGTTTTTTTCAAAAATGAGAAAGATGGGGTAGAGATTTTTGTAAAAGATTACGGAAGGGGAATCCCGCCTGAAGACATTGACCGTATCTTTGAACGCTTTTACAGGGTAGAAAAAAGCCGATCTAAAAATAAGGGAGGGACCGGCCTTGGGCTGGCCATTGTAAAACATATCATAGAGTTGCATCATTCCAAAATCAAAGTGCTGAGTGAAGTAAACAAAGGATCAGTTTTTAGCTTCAAGCTGCCCAAAGGAAATAAGGAAGAAGTAGTAGTAGAAGATAGTTTTGAGGCTATTGAGGAGGAATAG